The Pseudoalteromonas sp. N1230-9 genome segment AATACCGCAAACCAAAACCAGCCCCCACTTCTACTCGATCACTAAAATCATTGGTTGCTGTACCGCTATCAACAAACAAAGCTGCACGCCAGTTTTTGGCAAACTGATAGTTATACTCCATGGTCCCAGACATTAAATATTTACCGCCAATCAAACGCCCATTTTCATCTTCAGGTGAAATTGACTGATACGCAAAGCCGCGCACGCTTTGATCACCACCCGCATAAAAGCGAAGTGAGAAAGGCACATCGTCAATGTCATCAACTAACATGGCTCCCAAATTAGCACGTACGAAAAATAAATGACGATCAGCCACTGTCGTTAACCATGCATTTTGCAACTGTAAACGCAAAATATTGGTGGTCGAAAACATATCCTTTAAACCAAACTCAGCGGAGATCAGCCATTGATAGCCTTCATAAGGTGTTGTGCCACCCTCGGTTTCTTTTTTTGCGTAACTAATGCCTGGCATCAGCATTTTTGAGCTTTGCTCTTCATCACCGATACGATAAGTTTCACGATCACGACGAATAAAGGCGGTACGCACCCAATCATCGTCAGTTAACCATTGGCGTTGTATTTGGCCTGTTAAAATTTTACTGTAAACATCGTTTGTCAGCTCATCTTCTAACTTATAACCCACAGAAAAACGCCATAAGTCGTCATTAGGGTCATCAACAGGCACGGTATAACCGAGTGAAATATCTTGTTGTCTTTGTGACACATTCAGATTACTTTCTAAATAGTGACCATCACTTGTGATCCAAGGCTTTGTCCATTTAAAACGCACTTTTGGCCCAAGATCAGTACTATAGCCACCACCCACTTCATAACTATTTGCTGGTTTATGAAGGACATCTACTTTTACAGGCACATGTTCATCTTTACGATTGGCGATATCAGCATAAACCCTAACGCTGGCGAAGTA includes the following:
- a CDS encoding autotransporter assembly complex protein TamA; protein product: MFSRHFFFVFLLLCAAFSHPAFSAATIIKEYKIQGLSGELEKNVELYVNQLIDEKASKALKRHAKSQVETSLKALGYYKPVIKINFDQEKQLIIVDVERGPVTRIANINVTISGAGKSDPEFMVAVNSIKLKQGDFLNHGNYEAARKRIEGQLLELGYFDAKWHQHTLAVSLKKNSADITFNVDTGPRYQFGEIIIGNETPAEKYIRSLASFKNGQPYKSTDVSDYNLALSSTPYFASVRVYADIANRKDEHVPVKVDVLHKPANSYEVGGGYSTDLGPKVRFKWTKPWITSDGHYLESNLNVSQRQQDISLGYTVPVDDPNDDLWRFSVGYKLEDELTNDVYSKILTGQIQRQWLTDDDWVRTAFIRRDRETYRIGDEEQSSKMLMPGISYAKKETEGGTTPYEGYQWLISAEFGLKDMFSTTNILRLQLQNAWLTTVADRHLFFVRANLGAMLVDDIDDVPFSLRFYAGGDQSVRGFAYQSISPEDENGRLIGGKYLMSGTMEYNYQFAKNWRAALFVDSGTATNDFSDRVEVGAGFGLRYLTPVGPIRIDHAWGVTKESKSTRLSITIGPEI